The genomic interval TAAAATGAACATAAAAACACAAGTTAAGAAAAGTTAGTACCGAAAGCATCCTTAGaaatcattttgtttttaacaTCTTATAATTACGATGTAATTACATATAGCTTACGATGCATTAAATTTATGCAATAATTATATTTGATATGTTTTCATTATAAAGCTTTCTCCATACATACTCCCACTTGCGCTGCGCTGTAACAGTGATCATAGAACACCGaaaaaataaagatgttttAGATACTTCCGGTTGAAAAATGGACCCCAAATAACAGTGACCATACAGACATACAGTTTGCACTCATACGTCAATCATAGTCAGCAGGGACACGTACGTGACACGCGCGGTCCACGGCAGGGGCTTCCACAACTCACGCTCTCCGACGTAGATGCCGGCTCCAACGGTAGCAGATTTCGCTCCTCCTAGATCTCACACCCGCAACAacagaacacaccaaacaatGGGACGTACTACACAGCTGGTGGTAGCTGATTAAACCAGCTAGCACTCCATCTATAAGAGGCACCATCTACCTatatttcaaatatatttttctcttaaattactcatccgatctacgatctgattacaccgttgtgttcgtaacaattaaatctttacaacaagatctcacatgattatattttgatgaaaaatcacaaattacttttatgatatgtctaaattacttttagatttcactaagttactttttagacatataaaagtaaattcagtaaaacctaaaagtaatttacttcttagatatatatgtaaattacttttaggctttactgaatttacttttatatgtctaagaaatAACTtcgtgaaatctaaaagtaatttagacatatcataaaagtaatttgtaatttttcatcaaaatataatcatgtgagatcttgttgaaaagatttaattattatgaacacaacggtataatcggattataaatcggataagtaatttaagagaaaattttatttgaaacataGATGATAGAAATATTTCCCCTAAGTACTTAATAAATTAATAGCAACTAAAACTAATAAAGTACTAGCACGTGGATGTCTCTGGTTAAAACTAATTGGAGATTTCTCTCCAATTAGATTTACCGCAAACAATGACGTCCTCCCTGCCTGGACcgccactcttttttttttctcccgcgAAAATCACGTGAGATCAACAAGTCGGCGACGCTGCCTCGCTCGACCGTTCGATCGATCGGCACCGCACGGCGCCATCTACAGCGGCGGCTTCCCAGAAAAGCGCAAAACAACACGCGCCATCGTCGCGGTGGCCCCCGTGCAGAGCTGGAAAGTGAGTCGGCACTCACGGCCACACCGTACGTAACGTGCGGCCGTCGAGCCCCTCCAATCCGGAGCAGAGCGCCACCACCCCCCGCCCGTGTCCGTCCCCCGCGCGACGCGACGTGACGCGTCCACACTATCCCTAGCATGGCGGCTCTCCCGCGGCGTGACACGGACTCTGGCGCGTCAGGCCAAACGCCTCCCCTTCCCGATGCACACTGTAGCTACTTGCAACTTGCGCAAGGAGTATCCCCGAACGCATATTTCCTTTCCTTCGTCTACCTCCAGCAgcatcagcggcggcggcagctggatCCTCCCTCCCGAGACTGAGAGCACGGCAAGATTTGCAAAATTGCAAGGCGAGTAGTTGCGTGAGACTGAGATTTTGAGTGAGCGAGTTAGCCATGCTGGTAAGGAGCGCCTCCACGCCGGTTCTCGGCGCGCTCCTCCCGTCCGGGAGCCACTCGCCGGCTGTCTCCTCCCCGGCCGTCCACTTCTTCGCCGACTCGTCGCCGACGGTCTCGTACCACCCGCCGACCATCTCCTGCCGGCTCACTCCAGGCGGCTCCGACGCCCACGACCGCTCCCTCGGTGGCCTGCGCCGCGCTTGCTCCGATGGAAACCTCGCCGCTCTAGGCGCCAGCGGggacgacgaccaccaccaccacctcccgccGTCCGGCAAGTGCGCGCCGCGCTCCAAGCCAACGACGCTCGAGACGATCCAGTCGTTCACGCAACGCGGCGGCGCTTCcacggacgaggaggaggaggaggacgaggacgacggcgaccacgaaaGCGCGGAGCAGGAGCTGAGCTTTGGGAAGTTCCGCTTCAGCGGCAGCAGCACGTTCGCGCAGGTCGAGCACCCGCTGTTCCTCGCCAGAGGCCTCGGGATCGACCGCCTCGGCTCAGGCTTGCTGAgcgccgacggcggcagcggcggcatcggcggttccgacggcggcggcggcggtggcgccggaggcAGTTACCTGGTGACCTCCGACAACGGAGGGAATCGCTCTGACATCGAGATGCATTACAAGAAGATGATCGAGGAGGACCCATGCAACGGCCTCTTCCTGAGGAACTACGCGCAGTTCCTGTATCAGGTAAGCCACAGCACTGTCCATTTCTGCAAATTTCAGTGGAGATCTGGCGATCGTTCTCAACTTCTCATGTCTAACACATGAGCAAATGCAATGGATTTGGTAGATTAAAGGGGATAGCCGGAAGGCAGAGGAGTACTACTCCCGTGCCATCCTCGCCGACCCGAACGACGGCGAGCTCCTGTCGGAGTACGCCAAGCTGGTCTGGGACGTGCACCGCGACGAGGACCGCGCCTCCAGCTACTTCGAGCGGGCAGCGAGAGCCTCCCCGCAGAACAGGTTCGCTGCGCTGCGCAATCGACCAATCTTTCACGCACCAATCCATGGTCGCATCGTCGCGATCTACTACTGCTTTGACGCGAACTCGAGAATCagttctgaattttctgatgACCCGTGTTGATGTTCATCTCTGCAGCCACGTTCTCGCCGCGCACGCCGCGTTCTTGTGGGAcacggacgacggcgacgggccgGAGGGTAGCAGCAGCGACGCGCTGGGCTACGCGGGgttcgccgctgctgctgctcactcGTCCTTGGCTTCGGCAACAACCTGATCTGAACAAACGAACAACCTTCCTGTTGTCTCTGAAACTAGCATGGTGTAGTAGATTGGTAGTCTCGCGTTCATTTCAGTACTAGCTTCCCAATAATTGGAGCGCTAAATGGCTGGTCCAGTATGTGTGTATACTGCTGTTGTAAATCACCAAGCGGAATCAAGTTTACGACGTATGAATGCTGCAGCACTGATCTGAGCTTCGTGTCACTATAACCTGTTTAGTTCTCCCATCTCTGCTGTTTCTGGATGTTCTGTGCAGTTAACACGATATACTCTTTGATTCACAGCTTAGCAATTGAAAAACCCAAACTTCACAGAAAAATGTTGTATTCGGGGACCTTTTTTGGG from Oryza glaberrima chromosome 3, OglaRS2, whole genome shotgun sequence carries:
- the LOC127765352 gene encoding uncharacterized protein LOC127765352 gives rise to the protein MLVRSASTPVLGALLPSGSHSPAVSSPAVHFFADSSPTVSYHPPTISCRLTPGGSDAHDRSLGGLRRACSDGNLAALGASGDDDHHHHLPPSGKCAPRSKPTTLETIQSFTQRGGASTDEEEEEDEDDGDHESAEQELSFGKFRFSGSSTFAQVEHPLFLARGLGIDRLGSGLLSADGGSGGIGGSDGGGGGGAGGSYLVTSDNGGNRSDIEMHYKKMIEEDPCNGLFLRNYAQFLYQIKGDSRKAEEYYSRAILADPNDGELLSEYAKLVWDVHRDEDRASSYFERAARASPQNSHVLAAHAAFLWDTDDGDGPEGSSSDALGYAGFAAAAAHSSLASATT